The following are encoded in a window of Mycobacterium vicinigordonae genomic DNA:
- a CDS encoding 2-keto-4-pentenoate hydratase: MEYGADTSTRGNLRDPAVRAAADRLWCASHTRRPTAPIRTVIGAHSIDAAYAVQQELVARRVAAGGVVVGRKIGLTSPAVQQQLGVDQPDFGVLLADMDISASGVVPADLLLQPRAEAEIAFALKNDLTDPDDPKRIRAAIDYAVGAVEIVDSRISDWDLSIADTIADNASSGLFVLGERRLPIAELDTRGVVMRMYANDRLASQGVGTACLGDPLAALAWLASTAAAFGDPLRAGQLVLSGALGPMVLTPAGTHIRAEIGALGTVSVLFSPGGQR, encoded by the coding sequence GTGGAATACGGTGCCGATACCAGCACGCGGGGGAATCTCCGGGACCCTGCCGTACGGGCCGCCGCCGACCGGTTATGGTGTGCCTCTCATACGCGTCGGCCCACCGCCCCGATACGGACCGTCATCGGTGCCCACTCCATCGACGCTGCATACGCGGTTCAGCAGGAACTCGTTGCACGCCGAGTCGCCGCCGGCGGGGTCGTCGTTGGGCGCAAGATCGGCCTCACATCGCCAGCAGTGCAGCAGCAGCTCGGTGTCGACCAACCCGACTTCGGGGTGCTGCTTGCGGATATGGATATCTCGGCATCGGGTGTGGTGCCTGCCGACCTGTTACTGCAGCCCAGAGCGGAGGCCGAAATTGCCTTCGCGCTGAAGAACGACCTCACTGACCCGGATGATCCGAAACGTATCCGCGCTGCGATTGACTATGCCGTCGGCGCAGTGGAGATTGTTGACAGCCGGATCTCCGACTGGGATCTGAGCATCGCCGACACCATCGCGGACAATGCGTCGAGTGGACTGTTCGTCCTGGGTGAGCGGCGACTGCCTATCGCGGAGCTCGATACCCGGGGAGTCGTAATGCGGATGTACGCCAACGACAGGTTGGCTTCCCAGGGAGTCGGCACTGCATGTCTGGGCGACCCCCTTGCTGCGTTGGCCTGGCTGGCGAGCACCGCCGCCGCCTTCGGCGATCCGCTGCGGGCCGGCCAGCTGGTGCTGTCCGGGGCATTGGGGCCCATGGTCCTCACACCTGCGGGCACCCATATCCGGGCTGAAATCGGCGCATTGGGAACGGTTTCCGTCCTCTTCTCACCCGGAGGCCAGCGATGA
- a CDS encoding Lrp/AsnC family transcriptional regulator: MITAFVMIVAAKQGVAELAEALTDIGGISEVYSVTGEFDVIAVLRVAEFDRVAELVTSEISKLPHVLDTRTHIAFRAYSRMDLEAMFSIGAD, encoded by the coding sequence ATGATCACCGCATTCGTAATGATCGTCGCTGCCAAACAAGGAGTCGCCGAGTTGGCCGAGGCGCTGACCGATATCGGCGGCATCAGCGAGGTGTACTCGGTTACCGGCGAATTCGACGTCATCGCCGTCCTTCGGGTCGCTGAGTTCGACCGCGTCGCGGAGCTGGTGACAAGCGAGATCTCGAAGCTCCCGCATGTGCTCGATACTCGGACTCACATCGCCTTTCGCGCGTACTCGCGGATGGATCTCGAAGCAATGTTCTCCATCGGCGCGGACTGA
- a CDS encoding IclR family transcriptional regulator, with protein MRPAEWHTKTQPATSVIHRMTQIIAALYHFETPCGIRELARYTGLPPSTVGRLVRDMIPAGLLDRHAGGVTLGLQVFQWGSRAWQPRFPLDAAMPLLTDLYATTQQTIHLAVLDGADVLYLEILPRLGGPQLPSRVGGRLPAHATGVGKALLAASPARVVDELVATGLPSLGPRTIRQPGLLRRQLARVATTGIAVDHEESGPGIVCVATVIRDTRDNPVAAISAAGWSGKMNVRQVASAVYSTAHAIGRTLRPAGDGIRCWRPDPSDSIPANPSHRKPKPQPRYE; from the coding sequence ATGCGTCCCGCAGAGTGGCACACCAAAACCCAACCGGCCACCTCGGTGATCCACCGGATGACACAGATCATCGCTGCGTTGTACCACTTCGAAACGCCTTGTGGGATACGCGAACTCGCGCGGTACACTGGCTTACCGCCCTCTACGGTGGGGCGCCTGGTCAGGGATATGATCCCCGCGGGATTGCTCGACCGGCACGCCGGGGGAGTCACCCTGGGGCTACAGGTCTTCCAGTGGGGTTCCCGCGCTTGGCAGCCGAGGTTCCCGCTCGATGCTGCGATGCCGCTGCTCACTGATCTCTACGCAACCACGCAGCAGACAATTCATCTGGCTGTGCTCGACGGGGCGGATGTGCTCTATCTCGAGATACTGCCGAGATTGGGTGGCCCTCAGTTGCCGTCGCGGGTAGGTGGACGGTTGCCAGCGCACGCAACCGGTGTCGGTAAGGCGCTGTTGGCTGCCTCGCCAGCGCGAGTAGTCGACGAACTCGTCGCCACAGGTCTACCCAGCCTGGGGCCACGTACGATCCGGCAGCCCGGATTGCTGAGGCGGCAGCTCGCCCGCGTAGCGACGACAGGTATAGCGGTGGACCATGAAGAGTCTGGCCCCGGGATCGTCTGCGTCGCAACAGTTATCCGCGACACCCGGGACAATCCGGTGGCGGCGATTTCGGCGGCGGGATGGTCGGGGAAGATGAATGTGCGCCAGGTCGCTTCGGCGGTGTACAGCACGGCGCACGCCATCGGCCGCACTCTGCGGCCGGCCGGAGACGGCATTCGGTGCTGGCGGCCCGATCCGTCAGATAGCATCCCAGCAAATCCGTCCCACCGCAAACCGAAACCGCAACCGCGATACGAGTGA
- a CDS encoding acetaldehyde dehydrogenase (acetylating): MKRTKVAVLGSGNIGTDLMIKILCSAELLEVAAMVGIDTASDGLARAARSGIPITHRGVEGLIAMPGFADIDIVCDATSAAAHRANAAALAPYGKTLIDLTPAAIGPFVVPSVNLHAHLEAGATNLNMVTCGGQATIPIVAAVADVTTVHYAEIVACIAAKSAGPGTRANIDEFTETTSRAIETVGCARRGKAIIILNPAEPPLMMRDTVLCLIGAADHDAVTASIEAMIARVAAYVPGYRLKQPVQFTPLGQDYPVDTLVSCDTALVRTKVSVFIEVEGAAQYLPAYAGNLDIMTSAALQVAESVARRRHRSALSADA, encoded by the coding sequence ATGAAGAGAACGAAAGTCGCGGTGCTCGGTTCAGGCAATATCGGCACCGACCTGATGATAAAGATCCTCTGTTCCGCAGAGCTCCTCGAGGTGGCCGCAATGGTGGGGATCGACACCGCATCTGACGGTCTCGCCCGGGCCGCTCGGTCCGGAATACCTATCACTCACCGTGGCGTCGAAGGACTTATCGCCATGCCTGGATTCGCCGACATCGATATTGTTTGTGACGCCACATCCGCCGCCGCCCACCGCGCCAATGCCGCCGCCCTGGCGCCTTACGGGAAAACACTGATCGACCTGACACCGGCGGCGATTGGTCCTTTCGTAGTGCCGTCGGTGAACCTGCACGCACATCTGGAGGCCGGGGCGACCAATCTGAATATGGTCACCTGCGGGGGACAGGCCACCATTCCGATAGTTGCGGCGGTGGCGGACGTGACAACCGTGCACTATGCCGAGATCGTGGCCTGCATTGCAGCCAAATCGGCAGGTCCCGGGACTCGCGCCAATATCGATGAGTTTACCGAAACTACCTCGCGCGCAATCGAAACCGTCGGCTGCGCAAGACGCGGAAAGGCCATCATCATCCTGAATCCCGCAGAGCCTCCTCTGATGATGCGCGACACCGTCCTCTGCCTGATCGGTGCGGCGGACCACGACGCGGTCACGGCGTCGATCGAGGCCATGATCGCCAGGGTCGCTGCCTACGTGCCCGGCTACCGCCTCAAACAGCCTGTGCAGTTCACCCCGCTGGGCCAGGACTACCCCGTCGACACCCTGGTGTCGTGCGACACCGCGTTAGTACGTACCAAGGTGTCGGTATTCATCGAGGTAGAAGGCGCTGCGCAGTACCTGCCCGCCTATGCCGGCAACCTCGACATCATGACCTCGGCAGCCTTACAGGTCGCCGAATCAGTTGCCCGGCGTCGTCATCGTTCGGCACTGTCAGCGGATGCCTGA